From one Dermacentor variabilis isolate Ectoservices chromosome 3, ASM5094787v1, whole genome shotgun sequence genomic stretch:
- the LOC142574978 gene encoding uncharacterized protein LOC142574978, producing the protein MVLTKLFALLAVLAVSVFSPVAAGGKLGYGGAGYGGLGYGGLGYGGLGYGGLGYGGGVGGGLGGVGGVGGVGVGSSVALLSGGPAFAKAVAGPAFIVRTVHHVNKVSGGGALVAHSGLGSGYGGGYGGYGGGYGGYGGGYGGYGGGYGGYGGGYGGYGGGYGGYGGGYGGYGGGYGGYKGGYKG; encoded by the exons ATGGTACTG ACGAAGCTATTTGCCTTGCTTGCCGTACTGGCCGTGTCCGTGTTCTCCCCAGTGGCAGCAGGCGGGAAACTTGGCTACGGCGGCGCTGGCTACGGAGGCCTAGGATATGGTGGCCTCGGCTACGGAGGTCTCGGCTACGGAGGCCTCGGCTATGGAG GCGGCGTCGGTGGCGGCCTCGGTGGCGTCGGTGGTGTAGGCGGTGTAGGCGTCGGCAGCAGTGTTGCTCTTCTTAGCGGCGGGCCTGCTTTTGCCAAAGCCGTGGCGGGACCAGCTTTCATTGTGAGGACGGTACACCACGTCAACAAAGTCAGTGGTGGAGGAGCCCTTGTAGCCCACTCTGGCCTCGGAAGCGGATATGGTGGCGGCTACGGAGGATACGGAGGCGGCTATGGTGGATATGGCGGCGGCTACGGAGGATACGGAGGCGGCTATGGTGGATATGGTGGCGGCTATGGTGGATATGGTGGCGGCTACGGAGGATATGGAGGCGGCTACGGTGGATATGGTGGTGGCTATGGTGGCTACAAAGGTGGTTACAAAGGATAA